A single window of Leptospira koniambonensis DNA harbors:
- a CDS encoding CbbQ/NirQ/NorQ/GpvN family protein, with product MPADPKIDHKNGMLAQADIPYYKPIGQEIEIFEHAYKNKLPILLKGPTGCGKTRFVEFMASKLGLPMTSVSCHEETSAVDLLGRFLIQGSETVWQDGPLTLSVRSGGILYIDEIAEARPDTIVSIHPLTDHRREIFIDRKNENLKAPDSFVLVASYNPGYQRGWKELKPSTRQRFISIQFDYPDKETEAEILSKETGVSSLVASKLVKIAEKIRNLTELGLLESCSTRLLVDASKLISTGLPSRLSCEVAIVQPLSDDPETIRSLKDLVSLMI from the coding sequence TTGCCCGCAGATCCTAAGATAGATCATAAAAATGGAATGTTAGCGCAAGCTGACATTCCTTATTATAAACCAATTGGGCAAGAAATAGAAATATTCGAACACGCGTATAAGAATAAACTTCCTATCTTGCTCAAAGGCCCTACTGGTTGTGGCAAAACCCGATTTGTAGAATTTATGGCTTCTAAATTAGGTCTTCCAATGACAAGTGTATCTTGTCATGAGGAAACTTCTGCAGTAGATCTGCTGGGAAGATTTTTGATCCAAGGTTCGGAAACCGTCTGGCAGGATGGACCTTTGACTTTAAGTGTAAGATCAGGTGGAATATTATATATAGATGAAATTGCTGAAGCAAGACCCGATACTATTGTTTCTATCCATCCTTTAACGGATCATAGAAGAGAAATTTTTATAGATAGAAAGAATGAAAATTTAAAGGCTCCAGATTCTTTCGTTTTAGTAGCTTCTTATAATCCTGGTTACCAAAGAGGTTGGAAGGAATTAAAACCTTCTACAAGGCAAAGATTTATATCTATTCAATTTGATTATCCGGATAAGGAAACAGAAGCGGAGATATTGAGTAAGGAAACTGGAGTTTCTTCTTTAGTCGCTTCTAAACTTGTAAAAATTGCGGAAAAGATCCGAAATCTTACGGAGTTAGGATTATTAGAATCTTGTTCCACTAGATTACTTGTAGATGCTTCAAAATTAATTTCTACAGGTTTACCTTCACGTTTGTCTTGTGAAGTTGCAATTGTACAACCATTAAGTGATGATCCAGAAACGATCCGTTCTTTAAAAGATCTGGTCTCTTTGATGATCTGA
- a CDS encoding DUF1993 domain-containing protein: protein MSDISIYEITVTQVIKNLELLKRFIDKGKSFAESKKIDIDVLLNSRLAPDQYNFIRQIQLACDTAKLGAARLTGKQFQTHDDQEKTLSEITDRIDSVVGILKGLKPEDYKEASDRTISLPRWEGKSLTGKEYALHHMIPNFFFHIVTAYDILRHNGVELGKKDYLGDFPFKS, encoded by the coding sequence ATGTCAGACATTTCGATTTACGAAATCACAGTAACACAAGTAATCAAAAACCTAGAGCTCCTAAAACGATTTATAGATAAGGGCAAAAGTTTCGCCGAATCCAAAAAGATCGATATAGATGTTTTGTTAAATTCAAGACTCGCTCCGGATCAGTATAATTTCATCCGCCAGATCCAATTGGCCTGCGATACTGCAAAATTAGGAGCAGCCCGCTTAACCGGAAAACAATTCCAAACTCATGATGATCAGGAAAAAACTCTTTCTGAAATAACCGACAGGATCGATTCGGTCGTTGGAATTCTGAAAGGCCTGAAACCAGAAGATTATAAAGAAGCTTCTGATCGGACAATTTCTCTACCTCGTTGGGAAGGCAAATCCCTGACCGGAAAAGAATATGCTCTTCATCATATGATCCCAAACTTCTTCTTTCATATCGTAACTGCTTATGATATTCTCAGACATAACGGAGTCGAACTCGGTAAGAAAGATTATCTGGGAGATTTTCCTTTTAAATCATAG
- a CDS encoding FG-GAP-like repeat-containing protein, whose product MRKYSYILAALFLFFLESCSLKSMNLAFEAMLEAQIACLVAGDTCVDASTTPVGDVTPPTVTITNLPTTGRPTAETGFLYGTSTDDILVSSVQIRIDGGTYTAAAGTTSWSFALPSGSFTWRHGSFHSVDIRSIDSSGNISSVLSLNIRKGYNRDLNGDGYADVVATAPGDASGMGVAYIFYGGSAGIAATSTTMADHSITGQGRMGYTTAMGDVNGDGYGDLAIGASDYSGLQGITYIFHGSTSGIITSTAAGANRILNYTGSNEFGYAIALGDVNGDGYDDLANGAYRVGGFAGLAFIYYSTGSGGISSSAGTTISGPGGSNFACGIGLGDINGDGFSDLVVGGNAYAGGSTGGVWIFHSTGSAGVTVTSYTSANTTIVGESASNFGIRIFTGDVNGDGYADLAVGGPQYSSFVGRSYVFNSTGTTSGITVSAATSATSIVSSAVFSGLGSSVILGDVNGDGFDDFVTSAPVYNSAQGRVFVNLSNGNDVSSGSVNIIVGEAASQTFGNSLMISDINGDGLGDLVAGATTYPDGVALFGRVYIFHSFGNGYPASGANMANTTISGVTAGEFGSNVVDANIPKDLYPKFLGVWVFGSLENYRIQI is encoded by the coding sequence ATGCGAAAATATTCTTACATCTTAGCGGCACTTTTTCTTTTCTTTTTAGAGTCCTGCTCACTCAAATCTATGAATCTTGCATTCGAAGCGATGCTTGAGGCACAGATCGCTTGCTTAGTTGCGGGTGATACATGTGTAGATGCAAGCACCACGCCAGTAGGTGATGTAACACCCCCTACAGTCACAATCACAAATCTTCCCACTACAGGAAGACCTACAGCGGAGACTGGATTTCTTTACGGGACTTCTACAGATGATATTTTAGTTTCCTCAGTCCAGATCCGCATTGATGGGGGAACTTATACAGCTGCTGCCGGAACTACTAGTTGGAGTTTTGCTTTGCCAAGTGGTTCTTTTACTTGGAGGCATGGTTCTTTTCATTCTGTCGATATCAGAAGTATTGACTCTAGCGGAAATATTTCCTCAGTTCTAAGTTTGAATATTAGAAAAGGTTATAATAGAGACTTAAACGGAGACGGCTATGCAGACGTAGTTGCGACGGCTCCTGGAGATGCTTCTGGAATGGGTGTGGCTTATATTTTTTACGGAGGATCTGCAGGTATCGCTGCAACAAGCACGACCATGGCAGATCATTCCATCACTGGCCAGGGAAGAATGGGATATACTACTGCGATGGGAGATGTGAATGGAGATGGATACGGAGATCTTGCGATAGGAGCCTCTGATTATTCAGGATTACAAGGGATCACTTATATCTTTCATGGAAGTACTTCAGGTATTATCACAAGTACTGCTGCAGGTGCAAATCGTATCTTAAATTATACAGGTTCAAATGAATTCGGATATGCTATTGCACTCGGAGATGTGAATGGTGATGGGTACGATGATCTTGCAAATGGTGCGTATCGTGTTGGTGGATTTGCAGGGCTTGCATTTATCTATTATAGCACTGGATCCGGTGGTATCTCTTCTAGTGCCGGAACAACTATTTCAGGTCCTGGAGGAAGCAATTTCGCCTGTGGGATAGGGTTAGGAGATATTAACGGGGATGGATTTTCAGACCTGGTAGTAGGTGGAAATGCATACGCCGGCGGTTCTACAGGAGGAGTTTGGATCTTCCACAGCACTGGATCTGCTGGAGTTACGGTAACTTCTTATACATCAGCAAACACTACGATAGTCGGCGAATCTGCTAGTAATTTTGGGATCCGTATTTTTACCGGAGATGTAAATGGAGATGGGTATGCAGATCTTGCTGTAGGCGGGCCTCAATACAGCAGCTTTGTTGGGCGAAGTTATGTATTTAATAGTACGGGAACTACGAGTGGGATCACTGTCTCTGCTGCTACAAGTGCTACCTCGATAGTCAGTTCTGCAGTTTTTAGTGGTTTGGGATCTTCAGTTATTTTGGGAGATGTGAATGGAGATGGATTTGACGATTTTGTTACGAGCGCCCCTGTCTATAATTCTGCCCAGGGAAGAGTTTTTGTAAATTTAAGCAATGGAAACGATGTCTCTAGTGGTTCCGTAAATATAATTGTGGGAGAAGCAGCTAGTCAGACTTTCGGAAATTCCCTTATGATCTCAGACATAAATGGAGATGGGTTAGGGGACTTGGTTGCAGGAGCGACTACCTATCCGGATGGAGTTGCATTATTCGGAAGAGTTTATATTTTTCATAGTTTCGGAAACGGGTATCCAGCGTCAGGTGCAAACATGGCAAATACAACTATCTCCGGAGTTACAGCAGGTGAATTCGGAAGTAATGTCGTAGATGCAAACATTCCGAAAGACCTTTATCCTAAATTTTTAGGAGTTTGGGTCTTCGGGAGTTTAGAAAATTATAGGATCCAAATTTAA
- a CDS encoding nitric oxide reductase activation protein NorD, which translates to MGWEEFVFKKTYNTVREIFSYKKDPSLKDKIVKLSELKPRILLLAKSLTGENIEIFPAEKEGGFQDQIYFLPPFYSNGPDIDANIQFYIFRILYITEQRRLGFCWKKGENKSREQSLKAAERTYPQVLASLGKNYPDAKLLFRSVIENEREFQKSKIKNKNISEDLSMLHGIWMSSYLSKLKSSISSQELYSQKNENDKIETELEGIARERIETIQADLKSQEDYTLIHQFEKVETAEEFQGNWRDFDGSDTLSEQEEAIRELDLRHTVRSNEPTHSIFRTDFFSGLFAGEVDNDRSEEDPISYDEWDFKKRIYRKDHCKVFPKRFPDGNYGFTQKILEENCRTLNSLRSRMNRFFNLKTSLKKQPYGEDLDLDAALQYFSDLSCGQTPSENVYLSDKKRLREVSILLLADMSLSTDSYVDNQRILDVEKTSLVLFGQICSEFGDRFRIDSFYSNTRNHCDYSNIKRFDEPWERSRDKIGLMEAKGYTRIGPAIRHSLSLMQEEKSQKRWILLLTDGKPNDYDRYEGKYGIEDVKKAIKECERSNVGVFALAIDKSAKQYLPAMIGKESYRILPNPKELPEALTDFFIKLIR; encoded by the coding sequence ATGGGTTGGGAAGAATTTGTATTCAAAAAAACCTATAATACTGTAAGAGAAATTTTCTCTTATAAAAAAGATCCATCCTTAAAAGATAAAATAGTAAAACTATCAGAACTTAAGCCGAGAATCTTACTTTTGGCAAAATCCTTAACGGGAGAAAATATAGAAATATTCCCTGCGGAAAAAGAAGGAGGATTCCAGGACCAAATCTACTTTTTGCCTCCATTCTATTCGAATGGACCGGATATTGACGCCAATATTCAATTTTATATATTCAGAATACTTTATATTACTGAACAAAGAAGATTAGGGTTCTGCTGGAAAAAGGGAGAAAATAAGAGCAGGGAACAATCCTTAAAAGCTGCGGAGCGCACATATCCTCAGGTTCTCGCAAGCTTGGGAAAAAATTATCCAGATGCAAAACTTCTTTTTAGATCTGTAATAGAAAATGAGAGAGAATTCCAAAAATCTAAAATAAAAAATAAGAACATTTCTGAGGATCTTTCTATGCTGCATGGAATTTGGATGTCTTCTTATTTATCTAAACTCAAAAGTTCTATCTCTTCTCAAGAATTATATTCCCAAAAGAATGAAAATGATAAGATTGAAACAGAATTAGAAGGTATTGCTCGGGAAAGAATAGAAACAATCCAAGCGGATCTGAAATCACAAGAAGATTATACTTTAATACATCAATTCGAAAAGGTAGAAACTGCAGAAGAATTCCAAGGAAATTGGCGAGACTTTGATGGATCCGATACTTTATCGGAACAAGAAGAGGCGATCCGAGAATTGGATCTTAGGCATACAGTTCGTTCCAATGAGCCTACACATTCTATTTTTAGGACTGATTTTTTCTCCGGATTATTTGCAGGAGAAGTAGATAATGATCGTTCAGAAGAAGATCCAATTTCTTACGATGAATGGGACTTTAAAAAAAGGATATATAGAAAAGATCATTGTAAGGTATTTCCTAAAAGATTTCCAGATGGCAATTACGGATTTACTCAAAAAATCTTAGAGGAAAATTGCAGGACATTAAATTCACTTCGATCTAGGATGAATCGATTCTTTAATCTTAAAACTTCTCTCAAAAAACAACCTTACGGAGAAGATTTGGATCTGGATGCAGCTCTACAATATTTTTCGGATCTGTCTTGTGGACAAACTCCTAGTGAAAATGTATATTTATCAGATAAAAAGAGACTAAGGGAAGTTTCTATACTTCTACTTGCTGATATGAGTTTGTCTACGGATTCTTATGTGGATAACCAAAGGATCTTAGATGTGGAAAAAACATCTTTAGTATTATTCGGGCAGATCTGTTCTGAATTTGGGGATCGTTTTAGGATAGATTCATTTTATTCAAATACCAGAAACCATTGCGATTATTCTAATATTAAAAGATTTGATGAACCTTGGGAAAGATCCAGAGACAAGATCGGACTCATGGAAGCAAAAGGATATACAAGAATAGGACCCGCGATCAGGCATTCTCTTTCTTTGATGCAAGAGGAGAAGAGCCAAAAACGTTGGATACTTCTTCTGACGGATGGCAAGCCGAATGATTATGATCGTTACGAAGGGAAATATGGAATAGAAGATGTCAAAAAAGCGATCAAAGAATGTGAAAGATCGAACGTGGGAGTGTTTGCACTTGCAATAGATAAAAGTGCGAAACAATATCTTCCCGCTATGATCGGGAAAGAATCTTACAGGATCCTGCCAAATCCAAAAGAATTACCAGAAGCTCTTACTGATTTTTTTATTAAACTAATCCGTTAA
- a CDS encoding ArsR/SmtB family transcription factor — translation MPKYSNSLDNLFHALGDPTRRSILERLSMGSASVGELAEPFHMALPSLMQHLGVLEDCSLVRSQKVGRVRIYNLTQDSMKTGEDWFVRQRTHWDKRLDQLDSYLLEMKEKENGKN, via the coding sequence GTGCCTAAGTATAGTAACAGTCTGGATAATCTGTTCCACGCTCTCGGAGACCCTACAAGAAGGTCCATTTTAGAACGTTTGAGCATGGGATCAGCAAGCGTAGGAGAACTGGCGGAGCCATTCCATATGGCCCTTCCATCTCTAATGCAACATCTTGGTGTGTTGGAAGATTGTTCTTTGGTTCGGTCCCAAAAAGTGGGTCGAGTACGAATTTATAACCTTACCCAGGACAGCATGAAAACAGGAGAAGACTGGTTCGTCAGACAACGCACCCATTGGGACAAAAGGTTAGATCAACTGGACAGTTACTTACTTGAAATGAAGGAGAAAGAAAATGGCAAAAACTAA
- a CDS encoding SRPBCC family protein, translating to MAKTNYYQPDPKTDLVLERIVDVPTELVWKAWTTPEHILKWFTPAPWKTIDCEIDLKPGGIFRTTMLSPEGQEFPNSGCFLDIVENERLVFTDIFEPGFKPTESGGFFTAILTLEKHGNGTKYHVLARHKDEETRKKHEDMGFHDGWNAALDQLVELMKAVR from the coding sequence ATGGCAAAAACTAATTATTACCAACCGGACCCAAAAACAGATTTAGTTCTTGAGAGGATCGTAGATGTTCCTACAGAACTAGTTTGGAAAGCATGGACCACTCCGGAACATATCTTGAAATGGTTTACCCCTGCCCCTTGGAAAACTATTGATTGTGAGATCGATCTTAAGCCTGGCGGGATCTTCCGCACAACAATGTTGTCTCCAGAAGGACAAGAGTTCCCCAATAGCGGATGTTTTTTAGACATCGTTGAAAATGAAAGACTTGTATTCACTGATATTTTCGAACCAGGTTTTAAACCCACTGAAAGTGGCGGATTTTTTACTGCGATACTTACATTAGAAAAACATGGTAATGGAACTAAGTATCATGTTCTTGCTCGTCATAAAGACGAAGAGACTAGAAAAAAACATGAAGATATGGGTTTCCACGACGGTTGGAACGCAGCTCTAGACCAATTAGTAGAACTCATGAAAGCGGTTCGTTAA